The nucleotide window AGGGTTTGAGTCTTTCCCTTTTTAATTGAAGAACTCTTCAgacaaagaaggaaaaatgCTTGTTCAATTCATTAtacataatcaatttcaatacCAATCATAGCAGATTATCTCTAGTAGAGTTGTAGAAATTGCTTGAAACTTTTAGTATTTACGGTTGTTGTGGTTATTTGCTTACTCTTTAAATATAGATCCATGGTTATTTGGTTTCATCGGCAATGAAGAAAGATGTAGCAAGtgtttttgttgtgtttttgttttttaataaaaataaatatgaattaaTGGAGTGAGTTTTTATTAAATGGCAAATAACATGAGATTTTTGGTGGGAAAATATAAATTGACGAAAATACCCATAACAGAAAGCTACATGTCACTTGAGTTAACGGTATTATCAATGGCGTGTATGAATCTTATGCATAAATAATAAGTTGAGgtatcaaagtgatatatttagaaGATGAGATACCAAAGTGTAGAATGACTTTAAGTTAGGGTACTGTTAGTGacgttttccctttttttttttttttttttttaactctctctctctctctctctcaaatccagACGAACAACACCAAAAATCTATTCCCGATTTGGAAACCCCATAATACATGGAAACTAATCGAATCGAAAACCAAATTGAATGTCAAAACAAagaacttaatcaaaattgcaaagcAAATCGAGCCATCTCTTCTATTTCAATGGTGCCGAAATCAGGAATTGAAATTAGCAATCTAGCCACTGAGATTAGCAATGTAGGCGTCCAAGGCTTTCAAGGTCTCCTCCTTCTACTCCTCCAATTTCCCCAAGGCCTCCTGCAACTCCGCTTCCACTTCTTCCTCCCCTCCGCCAGTTTCACCTCCACCTTCGCCTACGTCTCCTTCTTCATCTTTGACAGCGCCACCGGTATCTCCGCCCTCATGATCTCCATGCCCTGCTCCTCGAGTTGCTTCACCTCCATCGATCAATCAAAGCCTGAAATTCAGACCCAATTCCATCCCTATTTTTGCCCCATCGATCCAGCTCCGACCACCAAACCTCAGCCACCTTTCAACCCGATTGCCGCCATGACGCAGAGTCCCAAATCCAGTGCCATTAAACCAAACCTCATAATCAACCCGGTTGTTTGGTTTGTTAGGCTTAGAGGTCAAGAGCGAAAAGGGTTGAGGCAGTGTTTAAGGCCGAAATCAGAAGGGTTGAGATGAAAAGGGTTGacgttttctgtttttttatttatttagaaaTGTCTATTTTGTCCTCCTTGCAGGCCATGCTATTGGCTCCAAGCCTCCAACTTAGCATATAACatcatttttacttttttagacTCGGATTCAAATTTTAGACTTCGGTGATGTtgtttgagagtacaaggactagATTGAATgcctgattaaaaaaaaagtttgaggaCTAGACTGATTTTAGCACTAAAGTTCCGGGAGATAAACtgaattttttccttttctttaatgGTTTTCTTATACTAGACCTATGAACAAGAGGATAGAATATATTAAGGTACTGCTTCCGGATGAATCTGCTAGGTTTCCTAGCCCCTAATATTTATCATTCCTTACATGTGAGTGTGACACCCATGGacgaaaaataaagaaagagaacGAAAAGGATAGGACACATTCCAGAATTTCAAGTTGGCTTCTAAAAATGACGCTGATCATTGTAGCCGAAAAGCCTTCAACTAATATCAAAGCACCTCTGGCCGACTGAATATTGTTTGATGGTGATGAATCCGTCGCTAGTACACACAGCTCTATGTGTAGCATTAGGCCAACTCCAACAGTGGAAGGTGGTCCGGAATGATGGACCTCTCAAATCGAAAATGCATAGAACATCAGGACACTATAGTTCCACACCCTCAATCTTCCATTCAACCATTCAGTAAAAGCGATTTGTGTACGAAGCAATGTTCATAGGTCATTCTGTGGAATGATTCATAGCCTACACCAAAGGGAAccttcccttgtaattttcaAACTCATCCATGCGCAATATAAAGGCTTGCAATATTTAATCACCTTTGGAAAGCAGAACCTATCCAGCAAGATATCTATCGTGCAAAGATCCACTGTAAACTAATTGCAACAGTGACAACTTTGGCATCGTCACATTTACAAGACCCTACCACACTACTATAAGCTAACCAAATTAAACATTTTGATTTGCAAAGAGATCTCCCTTTTGCCAACCAAGTTTATATATTACCCACTTGCTTGCCAAAGTACTAGATGAAGGCCAATGCTATTTTCCCAGACAGTGCTCTACTAGATTATCAATCTAGCACCACACATTAAAACAAGAATCCACTTAATCAATGGTTAATATTGGAAATCGACCAACATATCATATCAATGGTTAATATTGGAAATCGACCAACATAACATATCAAACTATCTTGCAAGAAAAACGCATTTCAAAACGATATGCCGCCAGCAAATGCAATAGTGCAATTATCAAACAATATAAATGCTTCTCATCCAGAAAAAAGCATCAACTATCATTGGGTCCTGTGATCAATGCTCCATATCATATTAGAGCAAAAGACAATAATTATTGAATTCCACAACAGCTAAGGGAGGCGTGGAGGCCTCTGCTCCAGCAAACTCTAACCCACACTTGAAATTATTTAAACAATCATAAGGACTCTACTTTGCTCAAAGTAAGGCATAGAAAACTAAACAAACCATTAAAGTCTGCATCACAAATGCAACCGGATTATAGCTCTATTGGTATAAAGGGCCATATGGCCTATGAGGACTGTTAATAAAAGAAAACTAGGACAAAGACTGCCAATAAGGTATTCTGGACCAACAGGGATCGATCAAAGAGGAGACCCTCTCTTTAAAGAAGAAGCACAAAAAGTTGGCAGTCTTTGCGGCACAAAAATATTAATCCTCTAGCAGACCCTTCTGGTAGGATCTCTTAGAAACTAAAATAAAACTCAAAAAGCCAACCAAGGTGGAATGCTTGGCTAACCATTGGATACTTTTTAACATTAGCATTAAGATCCAAGCATTAAGCAACCTGTATACGAAAATAAGGTTACGGAATGCTCAAGAATGTGGAACAAAGTAGACATATATGCACGGACATTAACATTTACTGCAAAGTCACAACTAGAGAATGAGTCCAGGATACAAATTACTTCCTGACTTTGCAAAACCTTCAATTTTATGGGGTTTGTACACCCATAGCCAGACACAAACTATTCTGCACTTACTAAGGAAGAGAATGCATTCTTCCAAAAAGGTACtgatttaatttgtttctttccTCTATTCTTATAAACAGACATAGCCTAGTAGCCTAATAGTTATTATGGTCTAGTGAGCACCCTTTCCACTAATGGCGTGTCCAACGAGAATATTCCACCTTCTGCACCACTTAATACCAAGGAAAGAACAGGCCCACAAGCAATACAAGTGTGCAACCTTTCCATTATTAGTAAGGTGTCCAACACAAATTTGCCACCTTCGCCAGTAATTCATACCAAAAGGAGATAGTAGCAAGCCTACATAGGAATTTAGCCTTATTGATAAGCTACTGGAAATGAAGGAAGTTCTTTAATCATTAAAGATGATGAATTCTAGATCCTACTTATCAATACATTTGACACAAAAGGGCCCCTCTACATTTACCTACTCAATCATGCTCTTTCGAAACTTTCAACAAATAAATCTACAAGGCTTACTGAAACACCAATGAGATCTGAAACCAGACAAATTGTCCGACACTcatatttggtttgagattTCGAGTGAATTTATACGAGTGTTCAAGTATGTTCCTTTGTTTGCTAGAGCCTCCAGAGGTTCTTTTGATACTTAAAAGAAACATGTTCACATCAATTATCGCACAGATGATACTCTCAAAGCATATACGACTTGCTTGCTGAAACAAACCATTCCAACAACTTCAAGAAACAAAAATCCATAAGAGAGCAAGCCAGACTACAAAATCGTTTGGAGCAGTTGCGATGacaaaaataataaacaaacaaagtCTAAAGAGTGGTGCTAGGTTTTGAATTGTTTCAAAACTATTGTATAGAAGCAACATTTTTCAAATCCAAATATTTTACGGGAAATTGTATAttcacaagaacaagaacatcaAGACTTTCAATTAAGAGTGGGGTCCAAACTATCGTTATTTCAAATTATGTGGAGGATGAATGATTGAGTggccaaaaaaaattaaagccgGAGACATGATCTTTGCTACAAGTGGAAAAATACTGCCTTGCTGACAAATTTGTTCCACCAGACCAAGAGCCAAAAGAAAGCAACAGAAAACTAAAGTAGCCCTCCATGGGTTATCCACTGGCTTATTTCTAATATTTGTGTATCACCACTTTTCTGAGCCATCTTTACAGTAATTAGATATGGTCTAATAAATCTTAGGCCAGGGTAGGAGGTATTATTAACTTGGCAATGTCATCAATGTTATCATCTTCAGACTAACATATTCATAGATCAGAAGTAACTGAGATTCACAAGAAACCAGTGTGAACTTATTCACAACCTGTCAACAAGTAAACAGTAGGTCTCCTATAACTTGTAAGGAAAACACAAACAAGTTTCTGCCTATTTATTTGGCATAATTAGtcaacaggaaaaaaaaaatgctagcgTTTGATAGAGCAAATACTATTTCCAGCAACTTCGAATGTATGAAACACATACTGTCTTCACTGATGTAATTTAGCTTCAAGCACATAGGGGTTTCAAATAACTAACCGCCATACATCATCTGAACAAATACTCCACTGAATCTCAAGAAATAATAATCAAGATATTTAAAATCACATATTCACTACTGGTAACTTCACTGTGTTCATGCTGGCATGCTCCCATACATCTGTGAGCACCTCACATGTGTTTATGCATATAATCCATTCGCCTCTGTCTTTTAAATCACACAGTCAACTAGTTGGACTATACTTAGATCTAGCATTATTTAGCATAAGAAAGCAGATACTCGCTGTTAAAATTTGCTTCTTGCAAATAATAATCCATGTTCAACAGTGAAGAGTTTAAGGTCATAACATTGTAGTGGCTGCAGAATATTTGATAAAACTTGTTTTATATTATAAGAGAATTGCTATGATAAAATTTACTCAGCATTCCCTGTATTTTCCTGCGTGCATGAACCTAAAGTTTGACCAAATTATTATAAGCCAAAAGTGAAACATCAAGACAGATAGTTCATGAGCTCCTTTTAAAAACTGGCCCCAATCAAACTTAGCTAAAGGCAAATATCCACCATTTTCAGAAGTCGCAAAACAAGCCAAACTTCTACCATGATCTAACTAAATACCTCCAGTTACCCAAGAGTAACAAAACACTAACTTAATCTCACCCCAATCATCTCTTTTCATCTCCACAAAAGAAGAGGGAGATCAAAAACTCTATTGACACCATGCACCTATTGCTTCAGATCCTTTTGCGGGTGAAATCCATACAAAAATTCCACTTTCAGAGACCAACAGGATCTCCATGTTCACTCAATATATCATTTCCTCTGGCACCACCATCACTGCTTGTTTATAACACTAATGGCATAAAGAAACACGGAGGAGAAGATAGCCAATGGAGGGGCATTTGAAGGGCTGCAGTCTCAAATAGTCTCGTAACACATTGAACTTTCAGACTAAGTACTCAACAGGCTCTTGAAAACAAGCAGCCAAGAAGTTTTTGGAATAGGGAGGCTTAACTAGTTACCTACATTGACCTCTACCCAACACTTGAAAAATAATTCTTCTTTGCATGAGGTATGATAGATGGTGAGTTATCGGATTTTAGGGGTAcggttcttttcctttttcattcaaAAGTAAAACAGAACTATGTATTTTATGCAAAGTTGGCTATTTTTCAAAATGCCACTGAAAACGTTATCATGTCACTCCACATAACATCAAAAAGCAGGAAAAAAACAAGCAGGATGATGAGCCCATATATAAACCAACCAACCAAATACCCTCCAATATTTGTAAAAGAACAAACAATAATTCATATAAGAAAATCATATTCCTAATTAAGATAGCAACAGAGAAAATATTATGGTCAAAATCACCATGTAGTCAGCATACCACATGATTTCTTAATTACTACACCTCAACCAGATGAATatttttaagaaaatattaaCCTTCAACCAAATGCACTGGGACAGTTACTTTAGTCATCAGAAATATAGAGCTTATCTTGGGGGTGGGGGTGGTGGCACGTTGGATTTCGCTCCAACCCATGCAAAAATGCCAACTGCAAGAATAATCCATCCACATATGTCATACTTGAGATCACTGCTCCTCTTAGCCTTGGAACTCTGGAATATAACAAAGAAATTAATCTCAAGTTTGTAGGAAAACTAAAAAAAAGTTCTTTTTGCATCCTATATACTGTACTGAGATGTTTGAAGTTCTAAACATCCCACAGAAACTTATACCAGGTTTACCCATATTAGTGTACATAGCTTTGATCTTTTGTATACATATGGAAAAGATGTACTACAGGTAATGCAGAAACTAGTGTTTAATTCCATGTTTAAACATAATTTGATCTTGTATATACATATGGAAAAGATgctaaaagtaaataaattggAATGATGAAAATGCTTATATGAATGCGATCAACAAGCTACATTTAGAGTATTTGTAGTTATAATTTGTCCTTAGTGTGTGGTTAGAAATGAAGttatattttgaatttttgatccATCAAACAAGTATTTACTACAATTTAGAAAAATCATTGGACAGGTAATATACCATTAATTTGTACACTTTAACACTTTCATATCATACACATATCTGGAGGTATAATGATTTATAAAAATCCAGAATACTGCATCTTTTAGCTTTGAATTGAACTAGAGAAGTAAATGAAATTGCATGTCCCTACTTGATCACTTATATATAAAGCATTTGAATTGTCAAGTATTTTATCTCTTTGATCAAGGAAACAGCAATGATACATGCTGGAATAGAATgccccaaaaaaaaaggtaagaaTATACCTTTCCACTTGAGGAAGTGGCAGGTCCCCCACCTAGTGCCTGTTGAGCCATTCCTTGCTTATGGATCTCCATATGCAACTCTGGTGCCTGGGAAAGCATGATCAACAATTACCAGGGATGCACTTGCCAATAACAATAAAGCAACAGGATTTATCCTACATCAGATAGAAGGGACGTCTACCAGTTTATTAAAGCTCACCAGCAATAAAACAAGGCATTTTCCTATAAATCATATTGATATGCCACTTGTTGAAGTTATCTCGGCCTTGACTGTCAGGCCTTGATTATCAAACATGCACCCACCCCTTTAGCCTTATTCCCATCTGCTAGTTGATCACCATGCACCACCTCTTTACCCTAATTCCCATCTGCTAGTTGTTCTATCAAAATAACTGGAAGTTTGCAATCAGACATCCACCGCAATTTTAACTTTGAAGCTTATGGGGCTCCTAATATGAGTTTAAAGTTATGTATGGGCCACACTTCTGGAGAATTCTACCTAACATACTATTCACCAAGAATAAGATAACATAACTTGTGTCTTCAAATCCAGGGCTGATTGTGCTTAGCTTTAATCTGGGAGTTCGACCCCAATAATAATCTAGTGCCACCTCCGCCGTAACCAACTAAATCGAATTATGTGTGACCACTAGTTTGCATCTGAAACCCTGAACTTACTTTCAAGGTTTTTCCCAATCCAGCTTAACTGTATCACCCATGAACTTACTCTTAGCACTTCAGTACATCAGTGAGAACTCTCACTTCAAGTCACATACTAATCAGAGTAAGAAATTTTGACAGTACAAATTAACATATAACTACAGCACTCATCCgcggaagaaagaaagaaagaagagtcCAAATACCTTAGCTGTGACTTCTATGGACTTCTGATAAAGCTCATTGGCAGGTTCCTGCAAAAACAAATCCACGGTTAACCATTAACCTTCCCTTCCAGCTCCAAATGTCTCGAATACAACAAATTATGCAAATTCAATCAAGCAATATACCTGCTCGGCAGCCCTCTGGAAATACTCCGACGCCTTCTCGAAATAAGGCCTTGCCTCGTCCAAGTCAGGATTCATGAATCCATGAGATGTATGCGCGTTCCCAAGACACCATAGAGCTTCATGCTTTGTAGGATTTATCGCCAGAGCCTCCTCCAGCTTCGAAATACAATCTACACATTGTTCAAGTCCCTTGGTTAATGCACAACATATACAACCAATCCAATTTGTattcggaaaaaaaaattaccatcaAGCATGATCCGGGAGTCGGCAATACTCTGAAACTGCGACAGTTCGAGCAGAGCTCCGGCCCATTTGACTAAGTTCTGCAACAAATTAAGAATTAAGCGAATTATTGAGCAGCCAAAAGTAGATAATCAGTGagatttggagagagagagagaacgaacaTCGGCGTCTTGAGGGTTCTTGGCGTAGTGAGCTTCGCAGGTCTTGCGGCTGTGCTCGGAGAGCAAGAGGCGGTCGAAGTCGTCCTGAGAGAACTGCATGGCTGTCGTTCTGGGGAGAGATGGCGATTTTGGTACCCGGTGCTTGCTTTAGGGTTtggactctttttttttttccttttcttttgggtttttttttctggaaCGGTATTGTAGAAATGAAGTGAATCACTACATCACGCCGATGGTTGAACCACGTCCTTGGGCTTTGCTTGGTCTACACGTGCACTCTATCGCTTGACCACGCAACTTCGGGTGAGACTTGGGCTCGTGTTAGGTGTTGGCTTGGGCTGTTTCTTGAGGCTTGCTCGTTTTGGGCTTTGGGTCCATATTAGGTTTGAcctagtttatttatttattgaactAAAATCATTTTACCGCCATAAATTTTACACTTAAAATCGGTTGTGACTCCAAACTTCTAATTTGATAACATGTGCTCTTGCACTCTTCAATTTGATCAATTATGGTCAATCTTTCACTAATCTATCAATTTATTCATATATTGTTGTCCACTCAAACTAGTTTTTAGCCTTTAATCATACAGATAACACACTATTTCCATGATTAAGGCTAAGCATCATCACTAATTTATGAAGAAATTAAGGAATTAGTTTACTAATAATTATGATTGATCATATTAGAGAGTACAATGGCATATGTGATTAAATTAAAAGTTCGGGGGCAGATGATTTCAGGCATAAAGTTTAAGGAGGTAGAATGAATTTaactcttatttatttattttgtacaaAAAAGTTGGAGAGAAGAAGCTATCATACACCTCCGTGTCAGGGCAGACCTACAACCTTGACTCCGAAGAACTGACGTGGGACACACACCTGTCTCCACAGCCCTTAATAAGTATGGCTTTCAGATTTCTGCAGAAAATTTACAGATCGCATGACCCAAAGTAGGAATTGGCGCTTAACCAACCCACATTAATAGGTTTGATTGAGTTTATTGCTCTCTTGCTTATTCTTTGGGTCTTTGTTAGCCTTGGAGGAATTCCAAATTTCCAGTATTGCTCTATTTTGGgaggaaaatttcacaaattgtcactcaattatgactcattcgacactttggtcactgaagtttcaaatatatcactttggtcactcaacgtACTATAACATtctcaatcactttagtcacccaagaaatattttttttaatgaaaaaaattaacaaatcaACATACCCCTGCGCCTACCAACTTTGGTGGAATAGTCGTTCATCCTCTATCTAGTGGCATTTTTGTGAGTCATTTGTCCAGTTGTGCATCCAAAAAGTCAGGATCGAGCTTCTTAATGTGTTCAAACTTGATTTGGTCACTTTTTTCAAGCTCAAACGCAACTTGTTTAATTAATGTGTTTCAAATTAAGCAAAGAGAGAAAAGGCCAAGTGCAATGCCCTAAACCCAAGATCAGTTGCCAGGAGCCTATATGCAAACCCACTCCAGGCCAACCGCATCTGCATCATGCGTTTTACCGTCGTAGCCATCCCGTAGCATATAACCATTACCGCCACCGTTAATAGACATACTAGTAGCACCATCCAACAAATCGGAAGGTCGAAACCCTGAACCATCACCGTGACAAAGGACGGCAACCACCCTTTCCTCATTGTTGTCGTTATCAACGCCTACCGCAACAAGAAAACCACCATGGAAGCTGCCTTCTAACCAGGAGAGATCATCAGCCCCACATGCCATTAGCTGCCTTCTAACCAGGAGAGATCATCACCCCCACATGCCATTATGCCAATACCATGGCTCATGATCCGCAACCCTAGAGACCGTTGAACACCTCCACTATAGATCAACCCATCTACCACCATCCCAAGAGGGCAGCATCACAACACCAATTAACGAGTTGATCCTCCCTCGAGGAGAGAATTACATGGCAGGCGGGGCTTGAGAAGATCGATTTAGCTTGGAAGCAAAGGCTGGAAAATTAGCCAGAAGGAAACTGTTGTGAGAAAACCAGCAACAATATGATGACAGCCCTCTAGACGAGAGTAGCGAACACTGCCTCCATGCTCGGCTACTCTAAAAGGAGATGGCACCGCTAGAATATTTGAGGTATAGATGAGAGTGAGAGCCCTTGAGTGAGTTTTAATTGCAATTAGTAACTTGTACACTAAAATAATCTAAATGATGTtactgtttcttttgttttcaaatataATAATTAATTTTCTGTTATATTCTATTGGATTCACACAccttaataaaaataaaataagaaaaaaaaaatttctcaaaggTAGGTAGGCGGGAACGACATTTTCATATCGCGGGAAAGTTTATGTCACACCAAAAGTGCCCTCGCCTGAAATTTCAGACTGTGCACTTAGCACCGAACGAAACGTAATAACTACATCTCTCCAAGTGCATTATCGTCCATACGAAACTTAAAAAGGACTACTTCCCGccatttcaaaaccctaaattcattCCCCCTTTCCTCTCTCATTCCTTCCGCCAGTTCGCCGACCAAGCCCCTGCAAAGTGCAAACCATCAATGGCGGAAGACGAGACAGCCGCAACAACACCACCACAGATGGAAGAAGAACAGGACTCAACAACCGTGCAACCACcgagggaagaagaaggagaggacgCATCCCCGATCCGACCGGAATCCGGGGAAGAAAACGCAGTCCGACCCGAATCGGACACAGCAACGATCCAATCCGTATCGGGAGAAGAGAACACGCAACCACAgatcgaagaagaagaggaaccacCGGTGGTTGAAGAAGACGACGCAGCCGTGACCCGACCCGAATCCGGTGAAGAGAACGCAGTCGGACCTGAATCCGAAGAAGATAACATAGCACCGATCGAAATCGCATCGGAAGAAGAGAACGCCGCAACGGTCCAACCCCTATCAGAAGGAGAGAAGGCAAAAGCGAACCGACTCGAACCTATTCGACTCGAACTTCCGACGGGTCGGGTCAAGAAGATAATGAAGCTGGACAGAGACATTAACAAAATAAACTCAGAAGCCCTACACCTGGTCTCGTGCTCCGCCCAGCTCTTCCTCCAATTCCTAGCCGAGGCCTCCGGCGAGGCGGCGATGGAGAAGAAGCGCAAGATCGTGAAGCTCGAACACATACGGACGGCGGCAAAGAGGCACCGGGCCACCAGAGATTTCCTCCTCGATGAGCTCCCCGTGCCGTCTCAGCCGTCCGATCAGAAGTCCGCTGATAGGAGCCGCTCTCGCCCTGTTGCTGACAATCCAGCTCCGGCTGGCACTCGCCGGATTGATGACTTCTTTAGTAAGCCAGCAACTAAATCCCCTATTGAGGTTGAGGAGTCCTAGATCAGTAGATCTTCATCTTTGTCAGTCGAAAAACAAAGCACACAATCGGAAAAGATCTGTATGAATTCTAGGAGACTCGGATTTGAATCTGATTCCTATCTGTGTAATGACTTTCTATATTTCATATGAATTGGATATTTATGATTCACATGTGCAAAGGTAGCTTGTTCTTGGTGTGTGTTCGTTGCAATAtgtctgcaatttttttttttttgttcacggTTTGGTTATGGATTCTCTTGAGATATATCCGTGTCTGTTTGCTTGTTTCCATCCCACAGTCTATGAGAAGTAGAACATTTGGAAACCAGAAAGGAGtatttttgttcaaattgtTAGATTAAATATGCTGttgttggttttcttttttgttttggttctcATACATGTTGAAGAAGTAAATCTATGGAACTAGTGCAAGAGCAGCAGGAACAAACATTTGCCAAAGAGTGTTAAAGAGATGGAAAAAGCCAGAAGGTATGACCTTAAATTGCTATAAATGGGACACTGTTAAGTGCAATGACCAATGTTGTTCCTTCTCAGTATACATAGTATGTTCCTGTTTGTACGAAAGTGGGTTAGGTAAAAGCTAGATGAGTCAAAACCTATAACCAATTCACAGTGCATTCTGACCGTTTAGGGGATCTTATAGTCAAAATAATAAGCATGAAGTTCAATGACAATTGATGGAAAACTTTTTCATCTGCTTCCCTGTATGTCTGTGTATTGTTTAGTACAGAATCTTTTTAGTTTCTGCCTTTGTGTTCATATCATATATATTACTTCCCTAGTGTTATAAATTTTTAGGCATTTCTTGCCCTGCTTCTCGTCTGTTCCTTATGCATCTAGGTAAATGTCTTTGGGGTGCAACTTTTTCTTGCCGCTACGAGAGGAACACATCATCAATGTTGAAGTTCATAATTCATTAGTACAACTGAGAAATATTACATCGTGTATAAACATTCATTGCAGTCTTAGAGTATTAAATCTATGATCTGGACAAAAGCTTGTAGTAAACATGCTCAAGTTGTTTTGTTTAGTTGACTGCACAGTGTACTTCTATGCTAGTAATAGGAAGACAATAATCCTAGGAACTTATTTATTTGCACTTGCAATCACAATTGCCTTACAGTTCTAGACTTATGTTACTATGAAAATTGAGAAGGCTCTGGACACTTCTGCAGATACAGGGGACATGTAGAGGCTGTCTAGCTGAAATTGTAACTGAACTTATTCTTATGCATTATCTGATAAGTCATTCCGCAAAATTAGCTTTCTCACATTCTTCTGCTCTGTGTTTTCCTAGTGTACTTGAAGACTGACAGATTAAACACAATAGTTCAGGGAGACAGTGGGCCAGAAAATGTTGATACCACTGAAGCTGTTTCATCTCTAGCAGGAGAAACAAGACCAGGTCTTGCAAACATCTTTTGT belongs to Rosa chinensis cultivar Old Blush chromosome 4, RchiOBHm-V2, whole genome shotgun sequence and includes:
- the LOC112200199 gene encoding mitochondrial import receptor subunit TOM20; amino-acid sequence: MQFSQDDFDRLLLSEHSRKTCEAHYAKNPQDADNLVKWAGALLELSQFQSIADSRIMLDDCISKLEEALAINPTKHEALWCLGNAHTSHGFMNPDLDEARPYFEKASEYFQRAAEQEPANELYQKSIEVTAKAPELHMEIHKQGMAQQALGGGPATSSSGKSSKAKRSSDLKYDICGWIILAVGIFAWVGAKSNVPPPPPPR
- the LOC112200413 gene encoding uncharacterized protein LOC112200413 codes for the protein MAEDETAATTPPQMEEEQDSTTVQPPREEEGEDASPIRPESGEENAVRPESDTATIQSVSGEENTQPQIEEEEEPPVVEEDDAAVTRPESGEENAVGPESEEDNIAPIEIASEEENAATVQPLSEGEKAKANRLEPIRLELPTGRVKKIMKLDRDINKINSEALHLVSCSAQLFLQFLAEASGEAAMEKKRKIVKLEHIRTAAKRHRATRDFLLDELPVPSQPSDQKSADRSRSRPVADNPAPAGTRRIDDFFSKPATKSPIEVEES